The Sphingosinithalassobacter sp. CS137 genome includes a region encoding these proteins:
- a CDS encoding UbiH/UbiF/VisC/COQ6 family ubiquinone biosynthesis hydroxylase, protein MDRADVLILGGGLVGSALAVALDAHGLTAIVIDIADPEVILAAEHDGRASAIASAPHRMLDAIGVGARLADAGCPIEAIRVSDGLEPGKLDFATREGEAALGVMYENRRLRRALYEAAQAAPGVDIRMKTRALSVDRGEFGVTATLDSGATVSAPLLVAAEGRNSPTREAAGIKVARWRYDHAALVTTVNHQHDHENTAFEIFYPEGPFAILPLNDDANGHRSAIVWTVKGGAAAGMLKLSERGFLAEMSKKMGGFLGELGAPTPRFSYPLGFHHAARITDHRLALVGDAAHGIHPIAGQGVNVGFRDVAALVEVLVEGKRLGLESGDAQLLARYQRWRALDTFMVALATDGLTRLFGIPGRAPAALRRFGLNAVDRLPPLKNAFMAEARGESGAVPKLLQGEVV, encoded by the coding sequence ATGGATCGCGCGGACGTCCTTATTCTCGGCGGCGGACTGGTGGGCAGCGCGCTCGCCGTCGCGCTCGACGCGCACGGGCTGACGGCGATCGTCATCGACATCGCCGATCCGGAAGTCATTCTGGCCGCCGAGCACGACGGGCGCGCTTCAGCGATCGCTAGCGCGCCGCATCGCATGCTCGATGCGATCGGCGTCGGCGCGCGTTTGGCCGATGCGGGCTGCCCGATCGAAGCCATTCGCGTCTCTGACGGGCTCGAGCCGGGGAAGCTCGATTTCGCGACGCGCGAGGGCGAAGCGGCGCTCGGCGTCATGTATGAGAACCGGCGCCTGCGCCGCGCGCTCTATGAGGCCGCTCAGGCGGCGCCCGGGGTCGATATCCGCATGAAGACGCGGGCGCTTTCGGTCGATCGCGGCGAGTTCGGAGTGACTGCCACGCTCGACAGCGGCGCGACTGTCTCGGCGCCGCTCCTCGTCGCGGCCGAGGGGCGCAACTCGCCGACCCGCGAAGCGGCGGGGATCAAGGTGGCGCGCTGGCGCTACGATCATGCCGCACTGGTCACGACCGTGAACCATCAGCATGATCACGAGAACACCGCCTTCGAGATCTTCTATCCGGAGGGGCCTTTCGCGATCCTGCCGCTCAACGACGATGCGAACGGACATCGCTCGGCGATCGTCTGGACGGTGAAGGGCGGAGCGGCGGCGGGCATGCTCAAGCTTTCCGAACGCGGCTTCCTGGCGGAAATGTCGAAGAAGATGGGCGGTTTCCTCGGCGAGCTCGGCGCGCCGACGCCGCGGTTCAGCTATCCGCTGGGGTTCCATCATGCGGCGCGGATCACCGATCATCGGCTGGCGCTGGTCGGCGACGCGGCGCATGGCATCCATCCGATCGCCGGTCAGGGCGTCAATGTCGGCTTCCGCGATGTGGCCGCGCTGGTCGAGGTGCTGGTCGAGGGCAAACGGCTCGGCCTCGAGTCGGGCGATGCCCAGCTCCTCGCCCGCTACCAGCGCTGGCGTGCGCTCGACACCTTCATGGTGGCGCTCGCGACCGACGGGCTGACTCGGCTGTTCGGCATCCCTGGCCGCGCTCCCGCCGCGCTGCGTCGCTTCGGCCTCAATGCGGTGGACCGGCTGCCGCCGCTCAAGAACGCCTTCATGGCCGAGGCGCGCGGCGAATCGGGCGCCGTGCCGAAGCTGCTTCAGGGCGAGGTGGTCTGA
- a CDS encoding FtsK/SpoIIIE family DNA translocase, with the protein MATRAQPPLWRDTMKAGARRSSALIGGALLFLATLALILALASYHPSDPSLNTASGADARNLLGAPGAWIADLLFAIAGLPVVLLTPLGLIVAHRLWRDRPVGGWPKMLRGAAIGVVLMGTALAFVSSDSVLALPGGWGGAIGLAGAGVLQWMLGLAGDPTVSLWGGRLIGLICGIAGVFLWGRSLELSLPDTGVRVPRLPRRDPAAAPETEAEADRASVKPAPRKLALPENRPSPVIADRTLAPSPSKPKPTQASLAFPDSYRLPPLELLTATPANANPAVDKAALERNARLLESVLDDFHVKGSIVEVRPGPVVTMYELEPASGIKASRVIQLADDIARNMSAISARVATIPGRSVIGIELPNAKRETVSLHELIGSEAFESQGATLPIVLGKNIAGDPVIADLAPMPHLLVAGTTGSGKSVGLNCMILSLLYRLTPEQCRMIMIDPKMLELSMYKDIPHLLADVVTDPPKAVRALKWAVEQMEDRYRMMASVNVRSLASFNDKVRQAKAKGQKLGRRVQTGYDQETGQPIYEEETLELTPLPQIVIIVDELADLMMTAGKEVEFLIQRLAQKARAAGIHLIMATQRPSVDVITGVIKANLPTRISFHVTSKIDSRTILGEQGAEQLLGKGDMLYMPGGKQIARVHGPFVSDEEVQAVAEHWRAQGTPDYISAVTEEPEDGGFALDGAPGGDDSPEEQQYRRACQLVAESQKASTSWLQRQLRIGYNSAARLIERMEREGLVSRPDHVGRRDVLMDTDGRPIA; encoded by the coding sequence ATGGCGACTCGCGCGCAGCCGCCGCTTTGGCGCGACACGATGAAGGCCGGCGCCCGCCGCAGCAGCGCGCTGATCGGCGGTGCGCTGTTGTTCCTCGCCACGCTGGCGCTGATCCTGGCACTGGCGAGCTATCACCCGAGCGACCCTTCGCTGAACACGGCCTCGGGCGCCGATGCACGCAACCTGCTGGGCGCGCCCGGCGCCTGGATCGCCGATCTGCTGTTCGCGATCGCCGGATTGCCGGTGGTGCTGCTCACGCCGCTGGGCCTGATCGTCGCCCACCGCCTCTGGCGTGATCGGCCTGTCGGCGGCTGGCCGAAGATGCTGCGCGGCGCGGCGATCGGAGTCGTGCTGATGGGCACCGCGCTCGCCTTCGTATCGAGCGATTCGGTGCTCGCGTTGCCCGGCGGTTGGGGTGGCGCGATCGGACTGGCGGGCGCGGGCGTGCTGCAGTGGATGCTGGGGCTTGCGGGAGACCCGACGGTATCGCTGTGGGGCGGTCGGCTGATCGGCCTGATCTGCGGCATCGCGGGCGTTTTCCTCTGGGGGCGCAGCCTTGAGCTTAGCCTGCCCGACACCGGCGTGCGCGTGCCGCGCCTGCCGCGGCGCGACCCTGCGGCGGCACCCGAAACCGAGGCCGAGGCCGATAGGGCATCGGTCAAGCCAGCTCCACGCAAGCTGGCTCTGCCCGAGAATCGGCCCAGCCCGGTGATCGCCGATCGCACGCTTGCGCCCTCGCCTTCCAAGCCCAAGCCGACTCAGGCGTCGCTTGCCTTCCCCGACAGCTATCGCCTGCCGCCGCTCGAACTGCTCACCGCGACTCCCGCAAACGCCAATCCGGCGGTCGACAAGGCCGCGCTCGAGCGGAATGCGCGGTTGCTGGAGAGCGTGCTCGACGATTTTCACGTCAAGGGATCGATCGTCGAGGTGCGACCGGGTCCGGTGGTGACGATGTACGAGCTCGAGCCTGCGAGCGGCATCAAGGCGAGCCGCGTGATCCAGCTCGCCGACGATATCGCGCGCAACATGAGCGCGATCTCCGCGCGCGTGGCGACTATCCCCGGCCGCAGCGTGATCGGCATCGAACTGCCCAATGCGAAGCGCGAGACGGTGAGCCTGCACGAGCTGATCGGATCGGAGGCTTTCGAGAGCCAGGGCGCGACGCTGCCGATCGTGCTGGGCAAGAACATCGCGGGCGACCCGGTGATCGCCGATCTAGCGCCGATGCCGCACCTGCTGGTCGCGGGCACCACCGGATCGGGCAAGTCGGTGGGGCTCAACTGCATGATCCTGTCGCTGCTCTATCGGCTCACGCCCGAGCAGTGCCGGATGATCATGATCGATCCGAAGATGCTCGAACTCAGCATGTACAAGGACATCCCGCATCTGCTCGCCGACGTCGTCACCGATCCGCCCAAGGCGGTGCGCGCGCTGAAATGGGCGGTCGAGCAGATGGAAGACCGCTATCGGATGATGGCGAGCGTCAACGTCCGCAGCCTCGCCAGCTTCAACGACAAGGTGCGCCAGGCCAAGGCAAAGGGGCAGAAGCTGGGCCGCCGCGTGCAGACCGGATACGACCAGGAGACCGGCCAGCCGATCTACGAGGAGGAGACGCTCGAACTCACGCCGCTGCCGCAGATCGTGATCATCGTCGACGAGCTCGCCGACCTGATGATGACCGCGGGCAAGGAAGTCGAATTCCTGATCCAGCGGCTGGCGCAGAAGGCGCGCGCGGCGGGCATCCATCTGATCATGGCGACGCAGCGTCCGTCGGTCGACGTGATCACCGGCGTGATCAAGGCGAACCTGCCGACGCGCATCAGCTTCCACGTCACCAGCAAGATCGATTCGCGCACCATCCTGGGCGAACAGGGCGCCGAGCAGCTGCTCGGCAAGGGCGACATGCTCTACATGCCCGGCGGCAAGCAGATCGCCCGAGTGCACGGGCCGTTCGTCAGCGACGAGGAAGTGCAGGCGGTCGCCGAACACTGGCGCGCGCAGGGCACGCCGGACTATATCTCGGCGGTGACCGAGGAGCCCGAGGACGGCGGCTTCGCGCTCGATGGCGCGCCGGGCGGCGACGACAGTCCGGAGGAACAGCAATATCGCCGCGCATGCCAGCTGGTCGCCGAAAGCCAAAAGGCGTCGACGAGCTGGCTGCAACGCCAGCTGCGCATCGGCTATAATTCGGCGGCGCGGCTGATCGAGCGGATGGAGCGCGAAGGCCTTGTCTCCCGCCCCGATCACGTCGGCCGCCGCGACGTACTGATGGATACCGACGGGCGCCCGATCGCCTGA
- a CDS encoding LolA family protein: MVRTSIALALAVPALVAAAPASQQNTLDQVQRHLRGVTSMVADFSQTDRNGRTVNGTMTLKRPGKIRFQYERGIPQLIVADGSSLYFIDYQVRQVERWPIGNSPLSVLLDPSRDIARFARVVPTRDPRVVSIEVHDPEHPEYGRITMIFQREENAPAGLLLQGWVALDSQNNRTTIRLSDQRLNTQVSDGTFRWNDPRRQGRPGGR; this comes from the coding sequence GTGGTTCGCACGTCCATCGCCCTTGCCCTTGCCGTCCCCGCGCTCGTCGCGGCGGCGCCCGCGTCTCAGCAGAACACGCTGGATCAGGTGCAGCGCCACCTGCGCGGCGTGACGTCGATGGTCGCGGATTTCAGCCAGACCGATCGCAACGGGCGGACGGTGAACGGCACGATGACGCTGAAGCGGCCGGGAAAGATCCGTTTCCAGTACGAGCGCGGCATTCCGCAGCTGATCGTCGCCGACGGCAGCAGCCTCTATTTCATCGACTATCAGGTTCGGCAGGTTGAACGCTGGCCTATCGGTAACTCGCCGCTGTCGGTGCTGCTCGATCCCAGCCGCGACATCGCGCGCTTTGCCCGGGTGGTGCCGACACGCGATCCGCGCGTCGTTTCGATCGAAGTGCACGACCCCGAGCACCCCGAATATGGCCGGATCACGATGATCTTCCAGCGCGAGGAAAACGCGCCGGCCGGATTGCTGCTGCAGGGCTGGGTGGCGCTCGATTCGCAGAACAATCGCACGACCATCCGATTGTCGGACCAGCGCCTCAACACCCAGGTTTCCGACGGAACGTTCCGTTGGAACGACCCGCGGCGCCAGGGGCGGCCCGGCGGACGCTGA
- a CDS encoding exodeoxyribonuclease III: protein MADTIKIASWNINSVRFRIGIVERFLTEESPDILCLQETKVIDGDFPAAAFRELGYEHIVVHGQRMHHGVAIVSRVPLTEDDRLDWQANGEARHVGVRLANGLRLENVYVPAGGDVPDREANPKFGQKLDFIERMTRWSEALKVPTLLVGDFNIAPLECDVWNHKALLDVVSHTPIEVEALGRMQAAHDWVDLGRRFIPAPERCFTWWSYRAKDWAASDRGRRLDHMWASREVAAAATGHKVHESCRSWLKPSDHVPLVTEFAL from the coding sequence ATGGCCGACACGATCAAGATCGCTTCCTGGAACATCAACTCGGTTCGCTTCCGCATCGGAATCGTCGAACGGTTCCTGACCGAGGAGTCTCCTGACATCCTCTGTCTCCAGGAAACGAAAGTGATCGATGGCGACTTTCCCGCCGCGGCGTTTCGCGAGCTGGGCTATGAGCACATCGTCGTCCATGGCCAGCGGATGCATCACGGCGTGGCGATCGTCAGCCGCGTTCCGCTCACCGAGGACGACAGGCTCGACTGGCAGGCAAACGGCGAGGCGCGGCACGTGGGCGTGCGGCTGGCGAACGGACTGCGGCTCGAAAACGTCTATGTTCCCGCCGGCGGCGATGTGCCCGATCGCGAGGCAAATCCGAAATTCGGCCAGAAACTCGATTTCATCGAGCGGATGACGCGATGGTCCGAGGCGCTGAAGGTGCCGACGCTGCTGGTCGGCGATTTCAACATCGCCCCGCTCGAATGCGACGTGTGGAACCACAAGGCACTGCTCGACGTCGTCAGCCACACGCCGATCGAAGTCGAAGCGCTGGGCCGGATGCAGGCGGCGCACGACTGGGTCGATCTCGGCCGCCGCTTCATTCCGGCGCCCGAGCGCTGCTTCACCTGGTGGAGCTATCGCGCCAAGGATTGGGCCGCCTCGGATCGCGGACGGCGGCTCGACCATATGTGGGCCAGCCGAGAGGTCGCCGCCGCCGCGACCGGACACAAGGTGCATGAATCCTGCCGGAGCTGGCTCAAGCCTTCGGACCATGTGCCGCTCGTGACCGAGTTCGCGCTTTGA
- the ribA gene encoding GTP cyclohydrolase II — MALDALRRGWPVTIRGCAASLALLPVETADAGRLAAFDPSGTAPLLLSAGRAATLKLVNQREAAVPDGPVQVARTDWLDFDMGVALADPQLDLARPLKGPFRAEAVTEPEAAGAALRLARIAGLLPAFFVRVGADDGSGVTPDDISAHEDAGRLRIAARARLPVAGAEDAEIVAFRTDEAPGEHVALLIGSPTGAPPLVRLHSECLTGDVLGSLKCDCGPQLNAAIAAIRASGWGVLLYLRQEGRGIGLINKLRAYALQDQGFDTVDANTRLGFAIDARDFAVAGRMLELLGQHEVRLLTNNPEKVAGLESAGIRVIERVAHHLPPNPHNERYLATKRDRTGHQF; from the coding sequence ATGGCGCTGGACGCGCTGCGCCGCGGCTGGCCGGTGACGATCCGCGGATGCGCGGCATCGCTGGCGCTGCTGCCGGTGGAGACCGCGGACGCCGGGCGACTCGCGGCGTTCGATCCATCGGGAACAGCGCCACTCCTGCTTTCGGCCGGGCGCGCGGCGACGCTCAAGCTGGTCAATCAACGCGAAGCGGCAGTGCCCGACGGGCCGGTGCAGGTCGCGCGTACCGACTGGCTCGACTTCGACATGGGAGTCGCGCTTGCCGATCCCCAGCTCGATCTTGCGCGGCCGCTGAAGGGGCCGTTTCGCGCCGAGGCCGTGACGGAGCCGGAAGCGGCCGGCGCGGCGCTCCGGCTGGCACGAATCGCGGGACTGCTGCCGGCGTTCTTCGTTCGGGTGGGCGCGGACGATGGCAGCGGCGTCACACCGGACGACATCTCCGCGCATGAGGATGCCGGCCGGTTGCGGATCGCGGCGCGGGCGCGGCTGCCGGTGGCGGGTGCCGAGGATGCGGAGATCGTCGCCTTTCGCACCGATGAAGCACCCGGCGAGCATGTCGCGCTGCTGATCGGCAGTCCGACGGGCGCGCCGCCGCTGGTGCGGCTGCACAGCGAATGCCTGACCGGCGATGTGCTGGGTTCGCTCAAATGCGACTGCGGGCCACAGCTGAACGCCGCGATCGCGGCGATCCGCGCGAGCGGCTGGGGCGTGCTGCTCTATCTACGCCAGGAAGGGCGCGGGATCGGGCTGATCAACAAGCTGCGCGCCTATGCGCTTCAGGATCAGGGCTTCGACACGGTCGATGCGAACACGCGGCTGGGGTTTGCGATCGACGCTCGCGACTTCGCGGTGGCGGGCCGGATGCTCGAGCTGCTGGGGCAGCACGAGGTGCGGCTGCTGACGAACAATCCCGAAAAGGTGGCAGGGCTCGAATCGGCGGGGATCCGCGTGATCGAACGCGTCGCGCATCATCTGCCGCCCAATCCGCACAACGAGCGCTATCTGGCGACCAAACGTGACCGGACGGGGCACCAGTTCTGA
- the map gene encoding type I methionyl aminopeptidase: MVKTAEELALLRTSGRLLASVFEMLDRQQLAGMSTLQVNDLVERFITHDLGARPASKGQYGFEYVLNCSINHVVCHGVPDAAEFIRDGDITNLDITLEKNGFIADSSKTYVVGDAPPAARRLVRVAREAMWQGIRQVRPGAHLGDIGFAIERHAKRHGYSVVREFCGHGIGREMHEEPQVLNFGRPGTGMRLREGMVFTIEPMINQGSRKVSTNDDGWTVVASDGKLSAQFEHTVAVTGNGVEVLTLRAEESGMPDRMR; the protein is encoded by the coding sequence ATGGTCAAGACGGCTGAGGAACTGGCGCTCCTGCGCACATCGGGGCGGCTGCTCGCATCGGTTTTCGAGATGCTCGACCGCCAACAGCTCGCCGGCATGTCGACGTTGCAGGTCAATGACCTGGTCGAACGCTTTATCACGCATGATCTGGGTGCGCGGCCGGCGAGCAAGGGGCAATATGGCTTCGAATATGTCCTGAACTGCTCGATCAACCATGTCGTCTGCCATGGCGTGCCCGATGCGGCCGAGTTCATTCGCGACGGCGACATCACCAATCTCGACATCACGCTCGAAAAGAATGGCTTCATCGCCGATTCGAGCAAGACCTATGTCGTCGGCGATGCTCCGCCCGCTGCCCGGCGGCTGGTGCGGGTTGCCCGGGAGGCGATGTGGCAGGGGATACGTCAGGTCCGGCCCGGCGCGCATCTGGGGGACATCGGCTTCGCGATCGAGCGCCATGCCAAGCGGCACGGCTATTCGGTCGTGCGCGAATTCTGCGGTCATGGGATCGGTCGCGAGATGCATGAGGAGCCGCAGGTGCTCAATTTCGGGCGTCCCGGAACCGGCATGCGGTTGCGTGAAGGGATGGTCTTCACGATCGAGCCGATGATCAATCAGGGCAGCCGCAAGGTGTCGACGAACGACGACGGCTGGACGGTGGTGGCAAGCGACGGAAAGCTTTCCGCCCAGTTCGAGCATACCGTCGCGGTGACGGGCAACGGAGTCGAGGTGCTCACGCTTCGGGCAGAGGAGAGCGGGATGCCGGACCGCATGCGCTGA
- a CDS encoding ParD-like family protein has product MGIVKIDDALHEELRRASTVMCRSINAQAEYWMKIGMLAEANPTASFNEIVRMQFAAAKVRIPELAHG; this is encoded by the coding sequence ATGGGAATCGTGAAGATCGACGACGCGCTGCATGAAGAACTGCGCCGCGCCAGTACCGTCATGTGCCGCTCGATCAATGCGCAGGCCGAATATTGGATGAAGATCGGCATGCTCGCCGAGGCCAATCCCACCGCTTCGTTCAACGAGATCGTCCGGATGCAGTTTGCGGCGGCGAAGGTGCGCATTCCCGAGCTTGCGCACGGCTGA
- a CDS encoding HAD family hydrolase, translated as MKFDAILFDFDGVLLESEYEGNRHIANFLTANGHPTSAEDSMANFMGLSGQDFVSAVERWIGRPLPPHFEGERVAENERVLLEGLDPVAGAIAFIRGLPAELPRAIASSSSTHWIATHLDHLGIRDAFGEHLYSGKEHVGRGKPAPDLYLHAAEAIGADIRRTVILEDSPVGVRGAVASGAHVIGLCAGRHCAPDHAERLRALGVHDIAADFEDVARLVF; from the coding sequence ATGAAGTTCGATGCGATCCTCTTCGATTTCGACGGCGTGCTGCTTGAAAGCGAATATGAGGGCAATCGCCACATCGCGAATTTCCTGACCGCCAATGGGCATCCTACCAGTGCCGAAGATTCGATGGCGAACTTCATGGGCCTTTCGGGCCAGGACTTCGTCAGCGCGGTCGAGCGCTGGATCGGACGCCCGCTTCCGCCGCATTTCGAAGGCGAGCGGGTGGCCGAGAATGAGCGCGTGCTTCTCGAGGGCCTCGATCCGGTCGCCGGCGCCATTGCCTTCATCCGGGGTCTTCCGGCCGAGCTCCCGCGAGCGATCGCCTCGTCGAGTTCGACTCACTGGATCGCCACTCACCTCGATCACCTCGGGATCCGCGATGCGTTCGGTGAGCATCTCTACAGCGGCAAGGAGCATGTCGGACGGGGAAAGCCCGCGCCGGATCTCTATCTCCACGCCGCGGAGGCGATCGGCGCCGACATCCGCCGCACCGTGATCCTGGAGGATTCACCCGTCGGCGTACGGGGTGCGGTAGCATCGGGCGCGCATGTCATCGGTCTTTGCGCCGGTCGCCATTGCGCTCCCGATCACGCCGAGCGGCTGCGCGCGCTCGGCGTTCATGACATCGCCGCTGATTTCGAGGACGTCGCTCGGCTTGTGTTTTGA
- a CDS encoding YggS family pyridoxal phosphate-dependent enzyme translates to MQPDDARHRLESVRQEIARAAKTARRSPDAVTLIAVSKMHEADAIRPLITAGQRVFGENRVQEAAAKWPALREATPGIDLHLVGQLQSNKADDAVALFDAIHSLDRSSLVTALAKAMDKADRRPSCFVQVDIGDEPQKGGCAIADLPALLGEARAAEIPVAGLMCVPPFGVEPAPYFALLAKLGRDHGLAGFSMGMSGDFDTAVTLGATHVRVGTALFGARA, encoded by the coding sequence ATGCAACCCGACGATGCCCGTCACCGCCTGGAATCCGTCCGGCAGGAGATCGCGCGTGCCGCGAAGACCGCTCGGCGATCGCCCGACGCGGTCACCCTGATTGCCGTTTCCAAGATGCATGAAGCCGATGCGATCCGCCCGCTCATCACCGCGGGGCAACGCGTTTTCGGAGAGAATCGGGTGCAGGAGGCCGCCGCCAAATGGCCCGCGCTGCGCGAAGCGACCCCCGGCATCGACCTTCACCTCGTCGGCCAGTTGCAATCGAACAAGGCCGATGACGCCGTCGCGCTGTTCGACGCGATCCATTCGCTCGATCGAAGTTCGCTCGTCACTGCGCTCGCGAAGGCGATGGACAAGGCGGATCGCCGTCCATCGTGCTTCGTCCAGGTCGATATCGGGGACGAGCCGCAGAAGGGCGGCTGCGCGATTGCCGATCTTCCCGCGCTTCTTGGCGAAGCGCGCGCCGCCGAAATCCCGGTGGCAGGGCTTATGTGCGTCCCCCCCTTCGGCGTCGAGCCCGCGCCCTATTTTGCGCTGCTGGCGAAGCTTGGTCGGGACCATGGTCTCGCCGGGTTCAGCATGGGTATGTCAGGCGATTTCGATACCGCCGTCACGCTGGGCGCCACCCACGTCCGGGTCGGCACGGCCCTGTTCGGAGCGCGCGCATGA
- a CDS encoding thiamine phosphate synthase: MRRRQSLLPTIWLMTDERMGERLWEALERLPRGSGVILRHYSLPIGERRALFAKVARVARRRRLILLRAGEGPLGPEEHGVHGRTARRTRPGLRTMPVHSRTEAITAVRRGADALFVSPVFATRSHPGARALGPVGLGLMIAGLDVPVIALGGMDARRARALRVPGLYGWAAIDAWSAADQKRKAVPT, translated from the coding sequence ATGCGCCGCCGCCAGTCCCTGCTCCCTACGATCTGGCTGATGACCGATGAGCGCATGGGGGAGCGACTGTGGGAGGCACTGGAGCGGTTGCCGCGCGGCAGCGGCGTGATCCTCCGCCATTACTCGCTGCCGATCGGGGAGCGCCGCGCCCTCTTCGCCAAGGTGGCACGAGTCGCCCGACGGCGGCGGCTGATATTACTGCGTGCGGGCGAGGGGCCGCTCGGGCCCGAGGAGCATGGCGTGCACGGCCGCACGGCTCGCCGAACGCGTCCGGGGCTGCGCACGATGCCTGTCCATTCGCGGACCGAGGCAATCACCGCGGTCCGCCGTGGTGCCGATGCGCTGTTCGTTTCTCCGGTCTTCGCGACTCGATCGCACCCTGGCGCCAGGGCCCTGGGGCCCGTGGGGCTCGGGCTGATGATCGCGGGACTCGACGTGCCGGTGATCGCACTCGGCGGCATGGACGCGCGTCGCGCGCGCGCGCTCCGCGTTCCGGGACTATATGGCTGGGCGGCAATCGACGCCTGGAGCGCCGCCGATCAGAAGCGGAAGGCTGTTCCGACGTAG
- a CDS encoding porin has product MTMISGRWMAGLGLGALIAAGVAVAPALQARESGVAAMEPSRSMIRSIDSFTPAAADPKLAAVLAQSGMAERGFRFTPSASRRPANRAVTVAVRARTNRTVGEAERSRAAAAQPESLSLAPIAYNLGASVGWQRFAVSADVTRVDLVSQPGGTERTEVGVSYRGDRAGARVSASNSRPVEGPAPKLVGSESQRQTIDVMGSYSLTRNLDVTAGVRYERSERERLPRLTDDRRDSQAVYVGTAFRF; this is encoded by the coding sequence ATGACGATGATTTCGGGGCGCTGGATGGCAGGGCTGGGTCTGGGGGCATTGATTGCCGCCGGGGTCGCCGTTGCGCCTGCGCTTCAGGCGCGCGAGAGCGGTGTCGCTGCGATGGAGCCGAGCCGTTCGATGATCCGGAGCATCGACAGCTTCACGCCCGCCGCGGCCGATCCCAAGCTTGCCGCCGTGCTCGCGCAGAGCGGCATGGCCGAACGCGGCTTCCGGTTTACGCCCAGCGCATCCCGCCGCCCCGCCAACCGCGCAGTCACCGTCGCAGTTCGCGCGCGAACCAATCGCACGGTCGGCGAGGCCGAGCGTAGTCGCGCCGCCGCCGCTCAGCCAGAATCGCTTAGCCTCGCGCCGATCGCTTATAATCTCGGCGCCTCGGTGGGCTGGCAGCGGTTTGCCGTTTCGGCCGATGTCACTCGAGTCGATCTGGTCAGCCAGCCGGGTGGTACCGAGCGCACCGAAGTGGGGGTCAGCTATCGCGGCGACCGCGCCGGCGCGCGAGTGAGCGCTTCGAACAGCCGCCCCGTGGAAGGCCCGGCGCCGAAGCTGGTCGGCTCGGAAAGCCAGCGCCAGACGATCGACGTGATGGGCTCCTATTCGCTGACTCGGAACCTCGATGTCACTGCCGGAGTCCGCTACGAGCGTAGCGAACGCGAGCGGTTGCCGCGGCTCACCGACGATCGCCGCGACAGCCAGGCCGTCTACGTCGGAACAGCCTTCCGCTTCTGA
- a CDS encoding DUF3576 domain-containing protein → MNRLLSTAILASLACTTAACGGGDRPRADLAASQVTTIGVNSYLWRASLDTLSFMPLLQTDSNGGVIVTDWYVNPNVQNERMKVTVTILDQDLRADALRVAALRQVSQNGQWVEAPVQAATVQRLEDIILTRARDLRRAALVQD, encoded by the coding sequence ATGAACCGCCTGTTGAGCACTGCGATCCTGGCATCGCTCGCCTGCACCACCGCCGCATGCGGCGGCGGCGACCGGCCGCGCGCCGATCTCGCCGCGTCACAGGTGACGACGATCGGCGTGAACAGCTATCTGTGGCGCGCGAGCCTCGACACGCTGAGCTTCATGCCGCTGCTCCAGACCGATTCGAACGGCGGCGTCATCGTGACCGACTGGTACGTCAATCCGAACGTTCAGAACGAGCGCATGAAGGTGACCGTCACGATCCTCGACCAGGATCTGCGCGCCGACGCGCTGCGAGTCGCCGCACTGCGCCAGGTGAGCCAGAACGGCCAGTGGGTGGAGGCCCCGGTGCAGGCGGCAACGGTGCAGCGGCTGGAGGACATCATCCTCACGCGCGCTCGCGATTTGCGCCGCGCCGCACTCGTACAGGACTGA